The sequence GCTGCACAACCTGTTCAAGCTGACCAGCCGGTCGTTCACCGAGGGGTTCTTCGTCAAGTGGCCACGGATGGACACGGAGCTCCTCGCTGAGCACTCCGAGGGGTTGATCGCCACCACCGGCTGTCCCTCCGGTGAGGTGCAGACCCGGCTACGGCTGGACCAGTACGACGAGGCGCTGAAGGCCGCCGCGAAATACCAGGACATCTTCGGTAAGGAGAACTTCTTCCTGGAGGTGATGGACCACGGCATCGACATCGAACGCCGGGTTCGTCAGGAGCTGGCGGAGATCTCCCACAAGCTGGATATCCCGCCGGTGGTGACCAACGACTCGCACTACACCTACCAGGCGCAGTCCGAGGCACACGACGTGCTGCTCTGCGTGCAGACCGCGGCGAACGTCGCCGATCCGAACCGGTTCCGGTTCGACGGCAGCGGCTACTACATCAAGTCCGCCGACGAGATGCGCGGCGTCGACTCCTCCGAGCTGTGGCGCGCGGGCTGCCGGAACACCCTGCTGGTCGCGGAGATGGTCGACCCGGCCGGGATGTTCGACTTCCGGAACCTGATGCCGCGTTTCCCGGTGCCGGAGGGGGAGACCGACGAGTCCTGGTTCCGCAAGGAGACGTTCAAGGGGCTCGCCCGCCGCTTCCCGAACGGCGTCCCGGAGACCCACCTCAAGCAGGCCGAGTATGAGCTGGGCGTCATCATCCAGATGGGGTTCCCGTCCTACTTCCTCGTGGTGGCCGACTTCATCCAGTGGGCCAAGGGCGAGGGGATCGCCGTGGGCCCGGGCCGCGGCTCGGCCGCCGGTTCACTCGTCGCGTACGCCCTCGGTATCACCGACCTGGATCCGTTGCCGCACGGCCTCATCTTCGAGCGGTTCCTCAACCCCGAGCGGGTCTCGATGCCGGATGTCGACATCGACTTCGACGAGCGTCGGCGCGGTGAAGTGATCAAGTACGTCACGGAGAAGTGGGGCGAGGACAAGGTCGCCCAGATCGCGACCTTCGGCACGATCAAGGCGAAGGCCGCGATCAAGGACTCGGCGCGGGTGCTCGGCTACCCGTACGCGGTCGGTGACCGGATCACCAAGGCGATGCCGCCGGCGGTGATGGGCAAGGACATCCCACTGACCGGCATCTTCGACCCGCAGCACTCCCGGTACGCGGAGGCCGGCGAGATTCGGGGTCTCTACGAGTCCGACCCGGATGTCAAGAAGGTCATCGACACGGCGCGCGGGATCGAGGGGCTGATCCGGCAGACGGGGGTGCACGCCGCCGGGGTCATCATGTCCGCCGAGCCGATCGTCGACCACATCCCGTTGATGCGTCGGGACGCCGACGGGGCGATCATCACGCAGTTCGACTACCCGACCTGCGAGTCGCTCGGGCTGCTGAAGATGGACTTCCTCGGCCTGCGCAACCTGACCATCATCGACGACGCGCTGAAGAACATCGAGAGTAACCACGGGCGCACGGTCGACCTGCTCCAGCTGCCGCTGGACGACACGGCGACCTACGAGCTGCTGTCCCGGGGCGACACCCTGGGCGTGTTCCAGCTCGACGGCGGGCCGATGCGGTCGCTGCTGCGGACGATGAAGCCGGACAACTTCGAGGACATCTCCGCGGTCCTGGCGCTGTACCGGCCGGGCCCGATGGGCGCCAACTCACACACCAACTACGCGCTGCGCAAGAACGGCCTCCAGGAGATCACTCCGATCCACCCGGAGCTGGCCGAGCCGCTGGAGGAGATCCTCGGCCCCACCTACGGCCTGATCGTCTACCAGGAGCAGGTGCAGCGCGCCGCCCAGGTCCTCGCCGGCTACAGCCTCGGCAAGGCCGACCTGCTGCGCCGGGCGATGGGCAAGAAGAAGAAGGAGGTTCTCGACAAGGAGTTCGTGCCGTTCCGCGACGGAATGCGCGCCAACGACTACTCCGACGAGGCCATCCAGACCCTGTGGGACATCCTCGTCCCCTTCGCCGACTACGCCTTCAACAAGGCCCACACCGCCGGGTACGGCCTGGTGTCGTACTGGACCGGCTACCTCAAGGCGAACTATCCGGCCGAGTACATGGCGGCGTTGCTCACCTCGGTGGGCGACGACAAGGACAAGATGGCGCTCTACCTGTCGGAGTGCCGCCGGATGGGCATCCAGGTGCTCCCGCCGGATGTGAACACCTCGGCCGGGCCGTTCACCCCGGTCGGCCGGGACATCCGGTTCGGTCTGGCCGCGATTCGCAACGTCGGCGCGAACGTGGTCAGCGCGATCATGCGGTGCCGGGGGGAGAAGGGCGCCTACACCGACTTCTACGACTTCCTGTCCAAGGTGGAAGCGGTCGTCTGCAACAAGAAGACCATCGAATCCCTGATCAAGGCGGGGGCGTTCGACTCGCTCGACCATTCCCGCCGGGGCCTGCTCGCGGTGCACGCCGACGCCATCGACGCGTACGCCGACGTCAAGCGCAAGGAGGCCGTTGGCCAGTACGACCTCTTCGGCGCCGGATTCGCCGACAGCGACGCCGGACAGAGCACCACGGTGATGCCGGTCATCGCCGAGGGGGAGTGGGACAAGCGGGAGAAGCTCGCCTTCGAGCGCGAGATGCTCGGCCTCTACGTCTCCGACCATCCGCTGTTCGGCCTGGAGCATGTGCTCGGTGCGGCGGCCGACACCACCATCGCGGCCCTCTCCGAGGAAGGAACGGTTCCGGACGGGACGGTGGTGACCCTCGCGGGCATCCTCTCCGGAGTGCAGCGCCGGGTCACCAAGCAGGGCCGGGCGTGGGCGTCGGCGACGCTTGAGGACCTGGCCGGCGGGGTGGAGACGCTGTTCTTCCCCAACACCTACGAGGTGATCGGGGAGTACATTGCCGAGGACGCGATCGTGGTGGTCAAGGGGCGGGTCGACCGCCGGGACGACACGCCGCGGATCATGGCCATGGACATGTCGATTCCGGATGTCAGCAGCAATTCGGCGAACAAGCCGGTCACGCTCACCATCCCGGTCACCCGCTGCACGCCGCCGTTGGTGGAGCGGCTCAAGGAGACCCTGGTGCTGCACCCCGGCGACGCGGAGGTGCACGTCAAGCTTCTCAACGGCAGCAAGGTGACCCGGCTGCGACTCGGCCCGTTCCGGGTGGCGCCGACGACCGCCCTGATGGCCGACCTGAAGACCGTCCTCGGCCCGGCCAACGTGGGCTGACCCTGGTGGCGGGGTCCGCCGTCGCAGGATTGGTCCTCTCCTGCGACGGGTCGGGTCACTAGCGTCGGGGCATGGACATCACGAAGGCACAGCAGCTGTGGCAGCCGCACCGGGGCTGGCTGAACACCGCCTCCTACGGGCTGCCGCCCGACCCGGCATGGGCGGCGTTGCAGGAGGCACTCGCCGCCTGGCGTACGGGGAGCATGGGCACGGCGTGGGAGAGCTGGGACGAGGCCACGACGCGTACCCGGGCCGCTTTCGCGCGCCTGGTCGGCGTCGGTGCCTCGGACGTCACGGTCGGCAGCTCGGCATCGCAGATGCTCGCGCCGGTTGCCGCCGCACTGCCGGCGGGGGCGACCGTGGTGGTCCCCGAGGTCGAGTTCACCTCCAACCTGTTTCCCTGGCTGGTCCAGGAGCAGCGGGGCGTCCGAGTGCGGACCGTTCCGCTGGCGGGCCTGGCCGACGCGATCGACGCCGACACCGATCTGGTCGCGTTCAGCCTGGTGCAGTCGGCCGACGGGGCGGTCGCCCGGTACGCGGAGGTCGCCGCCGCGGCCCGGGCGCACGACGCCCTGGTGGCGGTTGACGCCACGCAGGCGTGCGGTTGGCTTCCGTTCGATGCCGCGCTCGCGGACGTGGTCGTCGTCGCCGCGTACAAGTGGTTGATGGCGCCGCGCGGGACGGCCCTGGCGTACTACGCGCCCGAGCTGCGGGACCGGATGCGTCCCGACACCGCCTGCTGGTACGCCGGAGCCGACCCGCACGACTCCTACTACGGCCCGCCGCTGCGCCTGGCCGACAACGCCCGGCGCTTCGACATCTCCCCGGCCTGGTTCAGCTACGTCGGGGCCGCTCCCGCCCTGGAACTGCTACTGGACGTGGGGGTGCCGGCGGTCCACGCGCACAACGTGGCGCTGGCCAACCGGTTCCGCTCCGGCCTGGCGCTGCCACCTGGCGACAGCGCGATCACCACCGTCGAGGTGCCGGGAGCAGAGTCGAGGCTGGAGCGCGCCGGCATACGGGCGGCGGTGCGCGCCGGCCGGGTCCGGGTCTCGTTCCACCTCTACTCCAGTGAGGACGACGTTGACCGGGCGCTTGACGCGCTGACCGGCTGACCGCCCCGACGCGTCCGCGCAGGGGCCGTGCGCGTCGCCTTCGCCTGCGACAGCACAGTGGAGCGGGACTCTACAACTAGCGGGTCTGCCCGATGTTCGGGGCCGGGTCCACGGCTACCACAGGGCAGCGACGACTCACGAGCCGTATGAGCGGTTCCCGGCCAGGGAAGTGATGTGTCCATGCATGTGCGAGCGCTACGTGCTGTTGCAGGCCTCGTGTCGTACCGACCTCGTGGTCGCGCACGGCGAGCCGCTGCCTCCGCCGCGGTCACCGCGGGACTTCTGGTCAGCATGGGGGCGAGCGCTACCGCTGTGGTGTCAGCCGCCGAGGCGGAACCGGCCGTGACGACAGTCAGCGGCGGTGCTGACCGGCGGGGTGATGTCCCGGTGGACGGTGGCACGTTGCGGTACACCATGACGGGTTCTGGTTCGCCGCTGGTGCTGCTGCACGGCTGGCCCCAGACCTCGTGGTCGTGGCAGCCGGTGATCCCCGCCCTGGCCGGGCAGCACACGGTGATTACCCTGGATCTGCCAGGGCTCGGCGGCTCTGACCCCACAACGGCCGGATACGACAAGGCCACCACGGCGCGCCTTGTCCGTCAGGCGGTCAACAATCTTGGCTATACCCAGGTGGCGCTGCTCGGGCACGACCTTGGGGCGATGGTGGCCTTCAACTATGCGCGTGACTATCCCACGGAGGTCACCCGCATCGGTGTCGTGGAGAGCCCGCTCCCGGGCTTCGGACTGGAAGACCTGTACGGCATCAGCTGGCACTTCCTGTTCAACGCCTCGCCGGCACCGATTCCCGAGACCATCATGGACAACGATGATGTCTCAACCTATTTGGGCATGCTCTTCGAGAAGGCCCAGCGCCCTGAGCTGATTCCACAGAATGTCTACTTCAGGGCCTACGGGAACCCGGACAAGCGTTCGGCCGGCTACGAGTACTACCGGGCATTCGTGACCGACGCCGCCGACTATCAGGAGCACGCCGAGTCGAAGCGGCTCGAGATACCGGTGATGGCGATGGGCGCCGAGCATGTCTTCGGGTCGCTCGTAGCCGAATCCTTCCAGCAGGTCGCCGACGATGTGCGGACGGTGCTCGCCCCTGACTCCGGACACTGGATTCCCGAGGAGAATCCCGACTTCTTCGGCGACTGCGCCCTGCTGTTCTTCGGCCCGTCCACCGGTACCCCGGCAAGCTCGGAGTTCGCCGGCTGCGCGCCGTGACGATCGTCTGCACTGTACGGCACCCTGTTTCAGGGTGACACTTCGCTGGCTGACGGCTACCACCAGCCCCTCGACCGTCACTGGTCGAGTGACGGACGTTTCCGTCCCAACGTCGAGTCCTGCCCCATGGCCCGGATAGCACCAGGTGTCGTCGGGTGGCCGGTCGAAGAGGCTGCCCGACCTCGCCGGGCACATGTACGAGGCGACGCATGACCTCTCCTGCCTCACCCCCCCACTGGACCAAGTCCGTGCTGACGAGGCCCCGAACCCGCGTTCCGGGCGTCGTCCGTCCACGCATCCGGGTGCCGGAATGTAGCGTTCGCCAACATAGCCTCTCCTCGATCTATGGTCGTAGGTTTCCTGCACACGACGGACCTGTGACCGCAGTCACCACTTTTGTCCGTCGCCGGACCGGGGAGAGGGGTGGCGATGGCTGGGCAAGGTCTCCTGTCGGCCCACGGGCTGACCCGCGACTTCCGGGGCTTCCGCGCGGTCGACGGCATTGATCTTGAGGTGGCCGCCGACAGTGTGCATGCGCTCGTCGGCCCGAACGGTGCCGGCAAGACGACCCTGTTCAACCTGCTCACCGGCTTCCTGCCGGCCACCGCTGGCCGGATCGAACTGGCCGGACGCGACATCACCGGCCTGCCCGCGGAGCAGGTCGCCCGCCGGGGAGTCGCCCGTTCCTTCCAGATCACCAGCCTCTTTCCGCAACTGTCCACCCGGGAGCACGTCGAGCTGGCGCTCCAGAGCCCGAGCGGGCTGGGCTGGCGGTTCTGGCGGTCGGCGAAGTTGATGCGGCGCTACACCGACCGGGCCGACGAACTGCTGGAGCTGGTCGGCCTGGCTGAGCTGGCAGCGGTTCCGGCCGAGGCGCTCGCGTACGGCCGCAAGCGGGCCCTGGAGCTGGCGATCGCCCTCGCCCTGGACCCGAAGGTGCTGCTGCTGGACGAGCCGACCGCGGGCATGGGGCTGGAGGACGTCGACCGCACCGTCGAGCTGATCGCCCAGGTCCGGCAGGGTCGAACCGTGGTGCTGGTCGAGCACAACATGAGCGTCGTCGGGCGGCTCGCCGACACCGTCACCGTCCTCCAGGCCGGCCGGGTCCTGGTCGAAGGCCCGTACGAGCAGGTTCGCGCCGACGAACGGGTGATCACCGCCTACCTGGGAGCGGCCGATGCTGCGCATTGAGAACCTCTCCGCCTGGTACGGCGAGGCGCAGGTGCTGCGGGACGCCGGTCTCCACGTGCGTCGCGGCGAGGTGGTCACCCTGGTCGGCCGCAACGGCGCCGGCAAGTCGACCCTGCTGCGGTGCGTCATGGGCCTGCACGCCGGCTGGCGGGGCACCGTCGAGCTGAGCGGGAGCGAGATCGGCAAACTGTCGGCGGACCGGCGGGCGCGGCTGGGACTCGGCTGGGTCCCCGACGACCGGGGTAGCTACGCCACGTTGACCGTGACGGAGAATCTGACCCTGCCGCCCACCGTTGGGCCGGACCCATGGTCGCTGGAGCGGGTGTACGAGGCGTTCCCCGCCCTGTACGAGCGGCGCGGCTCGGCCGCCACGACACTCTCCGGCGGCGAGCAACAGATGCTGGCGCTGGCCCGGGTCCTGCGGATGGGCGCCCGCATGCTGCTCTGCGACGAACCGACCGAGGGGCTGTCGCCGCTGCTCGTGCAGCAGGTTGGTGACCTGCTGCACGAAGCCAAGCGGCACGGGGTGACGGTGCTGCTGGTCGAGCAGAACCTGCGCTTCGCCACCAGCGTCGCCGACCGGCACTACCTGCTGGCCGAGGGGCGCGTCGCGGCGGCGATGGAGAACTCCGAGGTGCGGTCGCGGGAACGCGAACTGCTGTCTTACCTCGGCATCTGAGTAGCTCAGGACCGATCCCGCGCGGTGCGCGGACGAAGGGATGGTCATGCGTAGGACGGTGGGTGTGGTTGCGGCGTCAACGGCCACGGCGCTCGTGGTCGCCGGCTGCGGTGGTGGGGGTCCCCAGTCCGATGGGGACGAGAGGGTGACCGGTGGCGCGATCGTGCTGGGCGTGCTGAACGACCAGTCCGGTGCCTACTCCGAGCTGTCGGGCCGAAACTCGGTCACGGCCGTGGAACTGGCGATCGCCGACTTCCGGGCGAGGTACGGCGACCAGGTGGTCACCACGGACATCACCGTGCGAAGCGCTGACCACCAGAACAAGCCGGACGTGGCAAACAGCAAGGCCCAGGAGATGTACGACCGGCAGGGGGTCGACCTGATCCTGGACGTGCCCACCTCGTCGGCGGCACTGCGGGTCGCTGATGTGGCGAAGGAGAAGCAGAAGCTCTACTTCAACATCAGCGCGGCGACCACCGACCTCACCGGCAAGAGCTGTAACAAATACACCTTCCACTACGCGTACGACACGTACATGCTGGCCAACGGCACGGGCCGGACCACCACCGAGCAGGTCGGCCGGAACTGGTACATCCTCTACCCGAACTACGCCTTCGGCCAGGACATGGAGAAGAGCTTCTCCGCGGCTATCGCCGAGGCCGGCGGGCAGGTGGTCGGCAAGGACGGGGCGCCGTTCCCGAACACCAGCGGCGACTTCTCCACCTACCTGCTCAAGGCGCCGACACTGGACCCGAAGCCGGATGTCCTCGGCACGATGCAGGCCGGCGCGGAACTGGTCAACGTGGTGAAGCAGTACAACGAGTTCAAGTTGCGCGACAAGGGCGTGGGCCTGGCCGTCGGCCTGATGTTCATCACCGACATTCATTCGCTCACCCCGGCGGCATTGGCCGACACCACCTACACCGACGCCTGGTACTGGAACTTCGACCAGCAGAACCGGGAGTTCGCCGACCGGTTCCAGCAGGAGACGGGCACCCGGCCGTCGTTCGCGCATGCGGCGAACTACTCCGCCGCCACTCAGTACCTGGAGGCGGTACAGGCGGCCGGCACCGACGATGCCGACACGATCGTCGAGGAGCTGGAGGGTAAGGAGGTCAACGATGTCTTCCTGCGCAACGGCAAGATTCGGGCGGCGGACCACCGGGTGATCCATGACGCCTACCTGGCCCAGGTGAAGCCGCAGTCCGAGGTCACCGAGGAGTGGGACTACGTGCGGATCCTCGACACCATCCCGGCCGAGGAGGCGTTCCGAGCGCCGTCCCCGGACTGCACGCTGTGACCGCGTTTCTCCAGAGCACCTTCAACGGGCTGGTCAGCGGGGCGTTCTACGCCCTGCTCGCGCTCGGCCTCGCGGTCATCTTCGGGATGCTACGCGTGGTGAACTTCGCCCACGGCGCGTTCTACATGCTCGGTGCGTTCGGGGCGTACGTGCTGCTGGCCGAGGCGGGGGTGCCGTTCTGGGCTGCCCTGGTGGTCGTGCCGCTGGCCTTGGCGCTGCTCGGCATGGCGCTCGAGCGGGCGTTCATCCACCGGCTCACCCGGCTCGACCCGCTCTACAACTTCCTGCTCACCTTCGGCCTCACGTTGATCCTGCAGGACCTGGTGAAGCTCCGGTACGGGGTGCAGTCCAGCCCGTACGAGGCGCCCGCCGGGCTCCGCGGCTCGGTCGACCTCGGCATTTTCGACTTCCCGACGTACCGGGTGTTCATCCTCGGCTTCGCGGTGGCGGTCTGTGTTGGGGTGTGGTGGGCGCTGGCCCGTACCCGGGTCGGCATGGTCGTTCGCGCCGCGACGGAACGGCCGGAGCTGACCCGCGCGCTCGGCATCAACGTCGGGCGTTGGATCACCCCGGTCTTCGGCTTCGGTATCGCGCTGGCCGGACTGGCCGGGGTGCTCGCCGCGCCGATGCGTGCGGTCAACCCACTGATGGGAGCGGACCTCATCATCGTGGTGTTCGCGGTGGTGGTGATCGGCGGACTGGGGTCGATCTTCGGCTCGGTCACCGCTGGCTTCGGGATCGGGATGGTGCAGGCATGGGCCGAGGCCTACCTCTCCGCCTTCCCGATCGTGTCCCAGACGATCGTCTTCATCGTGATGGCCGCCGTGCTGCTCTGGCGCCCGGCCGGACTCTTCGGCCGGGCGGAGGCGGCAGCATGACGAGCACCGTGGAGAGCAGGTCCGAGCCGGCCGGGCGGGGTGCGCCCGGTGGGCTGGCCGCGGCTGCCCGGGCCCCCGGTTGGGTCCGGTACGCGCTGCTCGTCGCCGGCCTGGCGGTGGCGCTCTGGCTACCGAACGGGCTGTACCCGGCGGTGGCGGTGGACATCCTCTGTTGGGCGCTGTTCGCCGTCGCGGTGGACCTGCTGCTCGGCTTCACCGGCCTGTTGTCCTTCGGGCATGCGGCCTTCTGGGGCGTGTCGGCGTATGTGACCGGTCTGGTGGCGATCCACCTGGGCCTGCCGTTTCCGGCCGCGGTGCTGGCCGGGGCGCTCGCCGCCGCGGTGCTCGCGGTGCCGGTCGGCTACCTGGCGGTGCGCCGTACCGGAATCTACTTCGCCATGGTCACCCTGGCCTTCGCGCAGCTGGTCTACTACGTCGCCAACGAGTGGCGGTCGGTAACCCAGGGCGAGAACGGCCTACAGGGGGTGCCGCGGGAGTTGTTCGGGCTGGACCTGACCGACGACTACTACTTCTACTACGCGATCCTGCCGATCGTGCTGCTCGGCCTGGCCGGCGCGTGGCGGATCGTCCACTCGCCGTTCGGCCGGGTGCTGGTCGGGATCCGGGACAACCCGGCGCGCGCCCGTGCGCTCGGTTACCCGGTGCACCGGTACAAGCTCACCGTATTCGTGCTCTCCGGCTTTGTCGCCGGTCTCGGTGGTGGGCTGTTCGCCGTCAGCCACCGCTTCGTCTCGCTGGAGGTTCTGCACTGGACCACCTCCGGCAAGGCGGTGATCGTGGTGGTCCTCGGTGGCATCGGCACCCTCTGGGGTGGCGTGCTCGGCGCCGGCATCGTGGTCCGCCTGGAGGACTGGCTGTCCTTCTCCGGCTTCGAGGCGATCGGGTTGGTCACCGGCGGCATCTTTGTCGTGGTGGTGCTGCTGTTCCGGCGGGGCATCTGGGGCACCGCGTCCGCATTGGCGCGGCGCCGGTGGGGGCGGCGGGACTGACTCCCCGCCGCAGGGCACCCACGTACCGGCTCCACCGGGCCCGGCTCAGCCGGACGGTCGGCGGAGTCGGTGTAGCCGGAGCGCGAGCTGCACCTCGAGGACCCGCTCCGGCTGCTGCCAGTCGACGCCGAGGAGGTGGCCGACCCGCTCCAGCCGTTGGGTGACCGTGTTGACGTGCACGTGCAGCTGCTCCGCGGCGCGGGTCAGGCTGCTCCCCACCCCGAAGTACGCCTCCAGGGTCCGCACCAGGGCGGTGCCCCGGCGGGCATCGTAGTCGATCACTGGCCCCACGGTGGCCGTCAGGAACCGGGAGACGTCGCGGTCGCCGCCGATGTCGACCGCGCCCAGCAGCAGGCCGACGAAGCCCAACTCGTCAGCACTGGCGCCCTGCCCGGCCCGGCCGAGCGCACCGAGCGCGGTGAGACAGCGCTCCGCCTCGCGGAACGTCGCTGCCAGTGCGGCCGGACCGGTGGCGGGACCACCGCCGCCGGCGGTCACCCGACGGCCGGTTAGCCGCGACAGGTCCCGCGCCACCGCGCGGGCGGCGCCGCCCGCATCCGGGCCGGGCAGCAGCAGCACCACCTTCCCGTCCCGGGCCGCGGCCAGCCCGCCGCGGGTGGAGGCGTATGTGGTGGCCCAGGAGAGGGTCCGTTGCCGGGCAGAGTCCGTCGCGGCGATGGCGCCGTCGTGCACACAGACCAGTACCTGCGCGGTGTCCAGGTTCACGTCGAGCCGGCGGGCACGGTCGCGGAGCGCGTCGGTGTCGCGCGGTGGGTCGGCGATCAGGTCGTCGAGGAGTTCGCCGCGGACCCGCCCCTCCGCCTCGGCGACCATCCGCCGAAACAACAGCAGCAGCGCGGTGACCAGGGCGGCCCGCTCCAGGATCTGCTGGTCGGCGTCGACCAACTCGTCGTCCGGGCGAAGCACCAACGCCCCCAGGTTTTCGGCGCCGGCGACCACGGCGGCGTACCAGAGTGCGCCTCGACGTACGCTGCGCCCCGCGGCCCGGGACGCGGCCAC comes from Salinispora tropica CNB-440 and encodes:
- a CDS encoding helix-turn-helix domain-containing protein; amino-acid sequence: MAVMSSPVEFLELLAREASAVEFEGPLLAARTAGAPPERLAELERAKTVALRVRALLERRRRRESELSGLYDTVSDLAGLRDLDDVLRAIARRARTLLDADVAYMTLNDDRRGDTYMRVTDGSVSARFQQLRLPMGAGLGGLVAQSGAPYVTANYPADDRFHHTREIDAGVGEEGLVAILGVPLRLGSISIGVLYAANRSARPFAREEVALLASLAAHAAVAIDTARLLTETRSALAELSAANATIGAHSASVERAAAAHDRMTALVLRGGGVEEVAAAVPEVLGGALLALDAEGRLLARVGEIDEPRRAEIVAAVAASRAAGRSVRRGALWYAAVVAGAENLGALVLRPDDELVDADQQILERAALVTALLLLFRRMVAEAEGRVRGELLDDLIADPPRDTDALRDRARRLDVNLDTAQVLVCVHDGAIAATDSARQRTLSWATTYASTRGGLAAARDGKVVLLLPGPDAGGAARAVARDLSRLTGRRVTAGGGGPATGPAALAATFREAERCLTALGALGRAGQGASADELGFVGLLLGAVDIGGDRDVSRFLTATVGPVIDYDARRGTALVRTLEAYFGVGSSLTRAAEQLHVHVNTVTQRLERVGHLLGVDWQQPERVLEVQLALRLHRLRRPSG